In Chaetodon trifascialis isolate fChaTrf1 chromosome 6, fChaTrf1.hap1, whole genome shotgun sequence, one DNA window encodes the following:
- the LOC139332189 gene encoding uncharacterized protein translates to MDRRNCAVFTFVREETDESTDEELEEKILEISEEVGKSMDIEDNGSLGDFSEEHTPEKSLDKVEKDALAKTLDGMTTDCEDYDSSFEEYTEDESISSCSAQEKSLEKEDTARAQQREALEQEQKEKDALAKTLDRTRVGSEDHKSYFEEFTEDVPITSCSAQEKLLEKEDRARASEILEISEEIGKSMDIEDDGSLGAFFEEHTPEKSLEKVEKDALAKTLDGMTTDCEDYESSEDVSISSCSAQEKSLEKGDRARAQQRETLGPEQKEKDALTLKKEQAEKDALHVDIKRLIEQQKDSVKKDNEIKCLHFNIEALQSDIATKNSTISSLQERLNQVSEHKEVRAKNCQLHGDYEAAVSQQQKEAELDRLTQENQQLASENKRLRAELEAALNEGNQLQEDGKSPSRLKEAIEKERAKFLRVSKKIQIQEKELSEKTLALEKSLNAETYLRSCLKKEQKRFEQAFLQKQAGTDPLTILSDQLKEAVLSSECLMYDMKTLRMENIDIRAKFKAVETEYNRMKSKLHSLSEHPEKMTSKKNDAIPENQCSIAKLQYTVHELKALQLESKLREAQLEDDLKHEKTKNSELQQRVDQLSSALEKESTKCEKYYSRKTALDENTKALHQLQKEYTELMRRHSDVNSEYRELLRSHTSLKITYERLSSGKGNP, encoded by the exons ATGGACAGGAGAAATTGTGCCGTGTTCACTTTTGTTAGAGAGGAGACTGACGAGAGTACTGACGAGGAACTCGAGGAAAAAATACTGGAGATTTCAGAAGAAGTTGGAAAGAGTATGGACATTGAGGACAATGGGAGTCTAGGGGATTTTTCTGAGGAGCACACTCCAGAAAAGTCGCTGGACAAGGTagaaaaagatgctcttgcaaagactctggaTGGAATGACAACCGACTGTGAGGACTATGACAGTTCTTTTGAGGAATACACTGAGGATGAGtccatttcctcctgcagtgctCAGGAAAAGTCATTGGAGAAGGAAGACACAGCGAGAGCTCAACAGAGAGAAGCTCTGGAgcaagagcaaaaagaaaaagatgctcttgcaaagactctggaTAGAACAAGAGTGGGCAGTGAGGACCACAAGAGTTATTTTGAGGAATTCACTGAGGATGTGCCTATTACCTCCTGCAGTGCTCAAGAAAAGTTGCTGGAGAAGGAAGACAGAGCGAGAGCTTCTGAAATACTGGAGATTTCAGAAGAAATTGGAAAGAGTATGGACATTGAGGACGATGGGAGTCTAGGGGCTTTTTTTGAGGAGCACACTCCAGAAAAGTCGCTGGAGAAGGTagaaaaagatgctcttgcaaagactctggaTGGAATGACAACGGACTGTGAGGACTACGAGAGTTCTGAGGATGTGtccatttcctcctgcagtgctCAAGAAAAGTCATTGGAGAAGGgagacagagcgagagctcaacagagagaaactctggggccagagcaaaaagaaaaagatgctctt actctgaagaaggagcaagctgaaaaagatgctcttCATGTTGATATAAAGCGCCTCATTGAGCAGCAGAAGGACAGTGTGAAGAAAGACAATGAAATTAAATGCCTGCACTTCAATATTGAAGCTCTTCAAAGTGATATTGCCACCAAGAACAGCACAATTTCCTCACTGCAGGAGAGACTTAACCAGGTTTCTGAACACAAAGAAGTCAGAGCAAAAAACTGTCAACTCCACGGGGACTATGAGGCCGCTGTCTCCCAGCAACAGAAGGAAGCAGAACTGGACCGTCTGACTCAGGAAAACCAACAGCTGGCTTCTGAGAATAAAAGACTGCGGGCTGAACTTGAGGCTGCCCTTAATGAGGGGAATCAGCTTCAGGAAGACGGAAAATCTCCCAGTAGACTTAAGGAGGCCATTGAGAAGGAGAGGGCTAAGTTCTTGAGAGTGTCTAAAAAGATACAGATACAAGAGAAGGAGCTCTCAGAGAAGACTCTGGCTTTAGAAAAGAGTCTGAACGCAGAGACATATTTAAGGTCCTGTCTCAAAAAGGAACAGAAGCGCTTTGAGCAGGCGTTTTTACAAAAGCAGGCTGGAACTGATCCTCTAACAATCCTCAGTGACCAGCTGAAAGAGGCAGTTTTGTCCTCAGAGTGCCTGATGTATGACATGAAGACATTAAGGATGGAGAACATAGACATCAGAGCTAAATTCAAGGCTGTGGAGACAGAATATAACAGAATGAAGTCTAaactccactctctctctgagcACCCTGAAAAGATGACGTCAAAGAAAAATGATGCCATCCCTGAGAATCAATGTTCCATCGCCAAGCTCCAATACACAGTACATGAACTCAAAGCACTACAATTAGAGAGCAAGCTCAGAGAGGCACAACTTGAAGAtgacctgaaacatgaaaagacaaaaaattctGAGTTACAACAAAGAGTGGATCAACTGTCCTCTGCTCTTGAAAAAGAAAGCACTAAGTGTGAGAAGTACTACAGCAGAAAGACTGCCCTGGACGAGAACACAAAGGCTCTGCACCAGCTACAAAAGGAATATACTGAGCTGATGAGGAGGCACAGTGACGTTAACTCTGAATATCGTGAACTGCTTAGAAGTCACACTTCCCTCAAAATCACATATGAGAGGCTCAGCTCTGGGAAAGGTAACCCTTGA